The following is a genomic window from Chloroflexota bacterium.
TCACAGTACTGCGCGGCCAGATTCAGGTCGTGAAGGGCCGCGAGCACGGCGATGTTGCTCTCCGAACACATATTTCTGATTAAGTCGAGTGTTTCAATCTGACGGCCGATGTCCAGATTTGCGGTAGGCTCATCCAGAAGAATCGCCTTCGTCTCCTGGGCCAGAGCACGGGCGATAAGCAAGCCCTGTATTTCCCCGCCGGAAAGCTCGCTCACTCTTCGCTCGGCAAGGGACTGGGTGCCAGTCTTCTCCATGGCCTGCCAGGCAATAGCGATTTCCTTTGGCCCTTCGTACTGCAGGAAACCAAGATGCGGATTGCGTCCCATGAGCACGATCTCAAAAGCGGTGAAGGCACTGGGCAACAGTGGCAGCTGGGGTACCACCCCGATTAAGAGCGCCAGCTTCCGTCTGGATAATTCATTTATATCCTGAGCATCGATGAGAATTCGCCCCGTAAATGGGGAAATGATGCCGCTTAACGCCCGGATAATGGTGGACTTCCCGCAACCATTCGGGCCAATCAGCCCCACCATCTCCCCCGGCCTTGCCCGCAGGCTGATGTCCTGCAAGACTACCCTGCGGCCGTAGCCAAGCGAGACGTCACGCATTTCAATCGTTATCATATTTATTCGCCTCAGAAAATCACATGCTTTCGACGTCTTAACAGATAGAGGAAGAAGGGAGCACCACATATCGCCGTGATAACACCTACCGGTATTTCCGTCTGTGCCAGTGCGGTGCGCGCGATTATGTCGGCAATAATGAGAAAAATGGCGCCGGTAAGTATTGACAGTGGCAATAAAAAGCGGTGGTCGGCGCCCCATATCAGGCGCACCGCATGTGGAATGATGATGCCGACGAATCCAATAACGCCGACGAAAGAGACCGCGGCCGCGGTTATCAGCGTGGCCGCCCCCAGGAGGGCAAGTTTGAGTCTTTCCACGTTGATGCCGAGCTGCCGGGCTTGCTCTTCATCAAGCTGCATCAAATTCAACGAGCGAGCGTAAAGTAAGAGGACAACCAGGCCCACCAGTACATAGGGTAATATCATTACTGCCTCTGACCACTGGCTCAAGGAGAAGCTGCCCATCAACCAGAACATGATGCCGTGTATCTTTTCGCCACTGGAAATTATGAGGTAAGAGACGATTGAGGATAACAACGCCCCGAGTGCTACCCCGGCCAGAATAAGCGTCGTCACCGGCAGCGTTTTACCGACGCGGGCCAGCATATAGACAACCGTGGTGCTGAGCAGTGCGCCGGTGAAGGCGAGCAGCGGGATAATCCCGAATCCCAGATTGTGCC
Proteins encoded in this region:
- a CDS encoding ABC transporter ATP-binding protein; this translates as MITIEMRDVSLGYGRRVVLQDISLRARPGEMVGLIGPNGCGKSTIIRALSGIISPFTGRILIDAQDINELSRRKLALLIGVVPQLPLLPSAFTAFEIVLMGRNPHLGFLQYEGPKEIAIAWQAMEKTGTQSLAERRVSELSGGEIQGLLIARALAQETKAILLDEPTANLDIGRQIETLDLIRNMCSESNIAVLAALHDLNLAAQYCDRLVLLSEGRVYAEGTPWEVITSSNITKVYGAESCVYSHPVNGLPCVLLQAGNGKLPGPVNTHKKDFKPS
- a CDS encoding iron chelate uptake ABC transporter family permease subunit, which translates into the protein YQGLFRNPLADPYLIGVAQGAALGAVIGFMLPPAWHNLGFGIIPLLAFTGALLSTTVVYMLARVGKTLPVTTLILAGVALGALLSSIVSYLIISSGEKIHGIMFWLMGSFSLSQWSEAVMILPYVLVGLVVLLLYARSLNLMQLDEEQARQLGINVERLKLALLGAATLITAAAVSFVGVIGFVGIIIPHAVRLIWGADHRFLLPLSILTGAIFLIIADIIARTALAQTEIPVGVITAICGAPFFLYLLRRRKHVIF